TGTAAAAATCTGTGTTAAAAATCTTCATAATTTAACAAATTGGGTAGAATTTTCTAGTAACACTTTACAGGACTTAAACATAATGTCAAGTTCATTTTTCCCTACTATTTTGGCTTATTCTTCCTTTTTGCCCTCTGTTTTGGTTCCCCTAACCGGCTTGGTTTTACCAGCAGTTATTTTTGCGTTTTTATTTTCATACATTGAACGTGAAGATGTTGCTTAATTAGGGTATGGGTAGTTGGTGACTTAATTTTTTTACCAACTACCTATTTGAAAACAAACAAAACCGCCTACCTCTATGAGATAGGCGGTTTTTATGCCGATTTTTGCAGAAGCAGTTCAGAAATGATGATCAAGGAAAAATCTAGTTTTTTATATTTCTAATTACTATCTTCTTCCCGTAGCATTACATTGAAGAACCAACTCCTGCATAAGATCCATAAAAGAAAATACCTACAACAGTAATTACACCTAAACCTGCGATCGTAGCCACGACCCACAGGGGAATTCTTCCACTTCCAGACACAGTTTTTTCCTCACTTATAAAAATTGTCAGTTGTCAGTTGTCAGTTGTCAGTTGTCAGTTGGAAGAATTTATTCTTCTGTTCTGGTGTTCCCTGTTCCCTGTTGCCTGTTCCGGTGTTCCCTATCTACCCAGTTAGTTAAAGAAGTAACTGGAAAATAGAATTCCGAGAACGAAGACTAATAGTAGTCCGAGGTAGAGAGAGGTACGGTTTAATTCAACCGGTTGTTGATTAGGATTAGGCGTTCTTTCCATGATTAACTCCTAGCGTTGAATAAATTGCATTGAGGCGATCGCGCCCAAAAAGAATACAGTGGGGACAGCTAATGTATGAATTGCGATCCATCTGACTGTAAAAATGGGATAGGTAACGGGTTGATTAATGTTATTACCGCTAGTCATGATGTCAAATTACTTTCCAATAAAGGTTTCTACTTGTTTTTTTGCTTCAAAACGATTGCTCACAATTGGCACTTCTTGACGGATTTGAGTAAAATACTCATTAGGACGAGGTGTGCCAAATACATCATAAGCCAAACCAGTGCTGACAAATAACCAACCTGCCACAAACAATGCAGGAATGGTGATGCTGTGAATTACCCAGTAACGAATACTGGTAACAATGTCAGAAAATGGACGTTCTCCAGTGGTACCTGCCATTTATTTCACTCCCTTATCAAAAACTATTATTGATTTTATTATCCTACAGAGTTACAACTTACAGCTTCACTTCTGGTGAATACATCCATTGTGGGGTGTAATTACGCCGCTGGTGCTGGTGCTGCCTCTGTTTTGGGGTTATACTTGAGCAAAACGCCGCGATCGCCAATGATAAAGCCTTGATCAGGGCTAAAAAACACAATTTTGTAAAGATTAGCCGCAACTTTTTCTACACCACGGTCTTTTTCCCAAGTTTCACCACCGTCACCACTGCGAAGTAAATTACCGCTACCACCACCAATCCAAATTTCATCAGGTGTGCGATAAGCTAAATCGAGTAAACCCCAACTTGTGGACAACTCT
The window above is part of the Dolichospermum sp. DET69 genome. Proteins encoded here:
- the psaI gene encoding photosystem I reaction center subunit VIII, yielding MSSSFFPTILAYSSFLPSVLVPLTGLVLPAVIFAFLFSYIEREDVA
- a CDS encoding photosystem II reaction center protein J, giving the protein MSGSGRIPLWVVATIAGLGVITVVGIFFYGSYAGVGSSM
- a CDS encoding photosystem II reaction center protein L, which codes for MERTPNPNQQPVELNRTSLYLGLLLVFVLGILFSSYFFN
- a CDS encoding cytochrome b559 subunit beta, whose amino-acid sequence is MTSGNNINQPVTYPIFTVRWIAIHTLAVPTVFFLGAIASMQFIQR
- the psbE gene encoding cytochrome b559 subunit alpha, encoding MAGTTGERPFSDIVTSIRYWVIHSITIPALFVAGWLFVSTGLAYDVFGTPRPNEYFTQIRQEVPIVSNRFEAKKQVETFIGK